The Mastacembelus armatus chromosome 9, fMasArm1.2, whole genome shotgun sequence genome contains a region encoding:
- the LOC113139307 gene encoding uncharacterized protein LOC113139307 encodes MASTHYIWIVPFLLSIMTFEIGVFGRVVNTQGFVSQSPKTAFESSGPTLRTDALRRWRRGMMETHRERCAELAAPWLGNTRRPEDNATMLHIRFRPFSPGVSRGPLFPGKSLFSFVRRVYHCCQEGLNCRRVKGIQGRFRGDTDVEFLLTRDILSLTVVRAELHLQLSNPQHLDIWPVLLSRAKQNLPTRYSLWTQGNTVELRVDLLFLFQSLQEVAGGARGGPSLVNMRRVVFSSGGDPPGKKLAPNALQDDGDVWGDGVADTLRATELGLLLGCSQAGSGVSCRTGSVHLVHTPFMALYYR; translated from the exons GGGATTTGTGTCACAGTCGCCTAAAACTGCATTTGAATCGTCCGGACCCACTTTACGCACGGACGCGTTGAGGCGGTGGAGGCGCGGGATGATGGAGACGCACCGGGAACGATGCGCAGAACTGGCGGCACCGTGGCTGGGAAACACAAGACGTCCAGAGGATAATGCAACGATGTTGCACATTCGGTTCCGACCCTTTTCCCCGGGAGTGTCCCGGGGCCCGCTCTTCCCAGGAAAATCTCTTTTCAGCTTTGTCCGCCGGGTTTACCATTGCTGTCAGGAAGGACTGAACTGCAGAAGAGTTAAAGGGATTCAGGGCCGCTTTCGAGGAG acaCAGATGTGGAGTTTCTGCTCACCAGGGACATTTTATCACTGACAGTTGTAAGGGCAGAGCTTCACCTCCAACTTTCCAACCCACAACATCTGGACATCTGGCCTGTGCTTCTCTCCAGGGCAAAGCAAAACCTTCCTACGAG GTACAGTTTGTGGACACAGGGTAACACAGTGGAGCTGAGAGTGGACCTGCTGTTCCTTTTCCAGAGTCTGCAAGAGGTGGCAGGTGGTGCCAGAGGAGGTCCCAGCTTAGTGAACATGCGGCGGGTGGTGTTCTCCTCTGGGGGGGATCCACCCGGAAAAAAGCTCGCTCCTAATGCTCTGCAGGATGATGGTGACGTGTGGGGGGATGGTGTTGCCGACACACTGCGTGCTACAGAGCTGGGCTTGCTGCTGGGTTGCAGTCAAGCTGGATCAGGAGTATCCTGCAGAACTGGCAGCGTTCATCTTGTGCACACACCTTTCATGGCTCTGTACTACAGATAA
- the mlec gene encoding malectin, whose translation MQRVTAQLVAGLVAAVLSLLAEQCWADGGGPSLAERVIWAVNAGGDAHVDVHGIHFKKDPLEGKIGKASDYGMRLPILRSSPEDQILYQTERYNEDTFGYDIPIREEGDYILVMKYAEVYFAQSQQKVFDVRLNGHVVVKDLDIFERVGHSTAHDEIVPFSIRRGKLSVQDEVSTFNGKLAVEFVKGYYDNPKICALYVMKGTLEDVPKLQPHPGLKPEEEDEEEEDGEGGEEPGGKKKVPAGSKYKVQSGPRTPNPYAADNSSLMFPILVAFGVFIPTLFCLCRL comes from the exons ATGCAGCGGGTCACGGCGCAGCTCGTCGCGGGGCTGGTCGCAGCGGTGCTGTCGCTGTTGGCAGAGCAGTGCTGGGCGGACGGCGGGGGCCCCAGCCTCGCTGAACGGGTTATCTGGGCTGTAAATGCCGGGGGTGACGCGCATGTAGACGTGCACGGTATTCACTTCAAAAAGGATCCACTGGAAGGGAAAATTGGCAAAG CATCTGACTATGGGATGCGTCTGCCAATACTGCGCTCCAGTCCAGAGGACCAGATCCTGTACCAGACGGAGCGCTACAACGAGGACACGTTTGGGTATGATATTCCCATTCGTGAGGAAGGAGACTATATACTAGTTATGAAGTATGCAGAAGTTTACTTCGCCCAGTCACAGCAAAAG GTGTTTGATGTCCGTCTTAATGGCCATGTGGTGGTGAAGGACCTGGATATCTTTGAGCGAGTGGGCCACAGTACTGCTCATGACGAGATCGTGCCTTTCTCTATTCGACGTGGCAAGCTGAGCGTGCAAGACGAAGTGTCTACTTTCAATGGCAAACTCGCTGTCGAGTTTGTAAAG gGATATTATGACAACCCCAAGATCTGCGCTCTCTATGTAATGAAGGGGACATTAGAAG ATGTACCAAAACTTCAGCCTCACCCTGGCTTGAAGCCTGAggaagaagacgaagaagagGAAGATGGTGAAGGAGGCGAGGAACCTGGTGGGAAGAAAAAAGTCCCAGCAGGTTCTAAGTACAAGGTCCAGTCAGGCCCCCGAACACCAAACCCATATGCTGCCGACAACAGCAGCCTAATGTTTCCTATTCTTGTGGCTTTCGGGGTGTTCATCCCCACACTGTTCTGCCTCTGTCGGCTGTGA
- the cabp1a gene encoding calcium-binding protein 1a isoform X3, with amino-acid sequence MGNCLDWPLRTDRELRPEEMDELRDAFKEFDKDKDGFISCKDLGNCMRTMGYMPTEMELIELSQQINMNLGGHVDFEDFVELMGPKLLAETADMIGIKELKDAFREFDTNGDGAISTTELRDAMRKLLGQQVGLKEVEDILRDVDLNGDGLVDFEEFVRMMSR; translated from the exons ATGGGAAACTGCTTAGACTGGCCGCTGCGAACG GACAGAGAGCTGCGGCCAGAAGAAATGGATG AGTTGCGGGATGCTTTCAAAGAGTTTGACAAGGACAAAGATGGCTTCATCAGCTGTAAGGACTTAGGAAACTGTATGAGAACCATGGGATACATGCCCACTGAAATGGAGCTGATCGAACTGAGCCAGCAGATAAACATGAACT tggGAGGTCATGTTGATTTTGAGGATTTTGTAGAGTTGATGGGCCCAAAACTCCTTGCTGAAACTGCAGACATGATTGGAATAAAAGAGTTAAAAGACGCATTTAGAGAG TTTGACACGAATGGAGATGGTGCCATAAGCACAACTGAGCTCAGAGATGCAATGAGGAAGCTGCTGGGCCAACAG GTGGGTCTAAAGGAGGTGGAAGATATCCTAAGGGATGTTGACTTGAATGGTGATGGGCTTGTGGACTTTGAAG AGTTTGTACGAATGATGTCTCGCTAA
- the cabp1a gene encoding calcium-binding protein 1a isoform X1 encodes MSSSFPKSESTTSLLKSSSAARRPTHLPEHTAESRRTQHHHHQHQHHHRPTALQSGRKAEESWSAECDISARRPLCHPSLIGTQDSSNNAATRGKCKSHVSHSQVPEPQEPNGEADRGVRERCRSSKPTHRHHHRRKHNREDRPPTAGPPEPEQPRRCYTHVRTVPRVPSLSDSNDDRAPLCQPSDHKGASLANSGDQVSSPSQSSCSLVPLSSRSSRRSRRSSAASFASDINLRTILNSLFGQDRELRPEEMDELRDAFKEFDKDKDGFISCKDLGNCMRTMGYMPTEMELIELSQQINMNLGGHVDFEDFVELMGPKLLAETADMIGIKELKDAFREFDTNGDGAISTTELRDAMRKLLGQQVGLKEVEDILRDVDLNGDGLVDFEEFVRMMSR; translated from the exons ATGAGCTCCTCCTTTCCAAAATCTGAATCCACCACCTCCTTACTGAAATCATCCTCGGCGGCGAGGAGACCAACACACCTCCctgaacacacagcagagagccgGAGAACTCAGCATCACCATCATCAGCACCAGCATCACCATCGTCCCACCGCACTCCAGAGCGGCAGAAAAGCGGAGGAGTCCTGGTCGGCCGAGTGCGACATCAGTGCCCGGAGACCCTTGTGCCACCCCTCCCTCATCGGCACCCAGGACAGTAGTAATAATGCAGCCACGCGGGGCAAGTGTAAGTCACATGTGTCTCACAGCCAAGTTCCTGAGCCGCAGGAGCCAAATGGTGAGGCGGACCGAGGTGTGAGGGAGCGCTGCAGGTCATCCAAACCCACGCACCGACACCACCACCGCAGGAAGCACAACCGGGAGGACCGTCCGCCAACAGCAGGACCACCTGAACCTGAGCAGCCCCGTCGTTGTTACACGCACGTCCGTACGGTTCCCAGGGTGCCCTCTTTATCGGACAGCAACGATGACAGGGCCCCTCTCTGCCAGCCGAGCGACCACAAGGGTGCCAGCCTGGCAAACAGCGGCGATCAGGTCAGCAGTCCATCCCAGTCGTCATGCTCTCTGGTCCCGCTGTCCAGCAGGTCCTCTCGTCGCTCCCGGAGGTCCAGCGCTGCTTCTTTTGCATCTGATATCAATTTACGCACCATCCTCAACTCGCTCTTTGGACAG GACAGAGAGCTGCGGCCAGAAGAAATGGATG AGTTGCGGGATGCTTTCAAAGAGTTTGACAAGGACAAAGATGGCTTCATCAGCTGTAAGGACTTAGGAAACTGTATGAGAACCATGGGATACATGCCCACTGAAATGGAGCTGATCGAACTGAGCCAGCAGATAAACATGAACT tggGAGGTCATGTTGATTTTGAGGATTTTGTAGAGTTGATGGGCCCAAAACTCCTTGCTGAAACTGCAGACATGATTGGAATAAAAGAGTTAAAAGACGCATTTAGAGAG TTTGACACGAATGGAGATGGTGCCATAAGCACAACTGAGCTCAGAGATGCAATGAGGAAGCTGCTGGGCCAACAG GTGGGTCTAAAGGAGGTGGAAGATATCCTAAGGGATGTTGACTTGAATGGTGATGGGCTTGTGGACTTTGAAG AGTTTGTACGAATGATGTCTCGCTAA
- the cabp1a gene encoding calcium-binding protein 1a isoform X2 encodes MEKTADLGSGFTRFTAVSADRELRPEEMDELRDAFKEFDKDKDGFISCKDLGNCMRTMGYMPTEMELIELSQQINMNLGGHVDFEDFVELMGPKLLAETADMIGIKELKDAFREFDTNGDGAISTTELRDAMRKLLGQQVGLKEVEDILRDVDLNGDGLVDFEEFVRMMSR; translated from the exons ATGGAGAAGACTGCTGATTTAGGTTCTGGCTTCACTCGATTCACAGCAGTGTCAGCG GACAGAGAGCTGCGGCCAGAAGAAATGGATG AGTTGCGGGATGCTTTCAAAGAGTTTGACAAGGACAAAGATGGCTTCATCAGCTGTAAGGACTTAGGAAACTGTATGAGAACCATGGGATACATGCCCACTGAAATGGAGCTGATCGAACTGAGCCAGCAGATAAACATGAACT tggGAGGTCATGTTGATTTTGAGGATTTTGTAGAGTTGATGGGCCCAAAACTCCTTGCTGAAACTGCAGACATGATTGGAATAAAAGAGTTAAAAGACGCATTTAGAGAG TTTGACACGAATGGAGATGGTGCCATAAGCACAACTGAGCTCAGAGATGCAATGAGGAAGCTGCTGGGCCAACAG GTGGGTCTAAAGGAGGTGGAAGATATCCTAAGGGATGTTGACTTGAATGGTGATGGGCTTGTGGACTTTGAAG AGTTTGTACGAATGATGTCTCGCTAA